The Methanobrevibacter oralis genomic sequence ACAATTATATGAGATTTGTTTAAACTTAGATTACCATCAAGTTCAACATGTAGTGAAACTACTGCATAAGAACCTAAATAATCTACTTTAATATTATGTGCATTTTCAACTTCTTGAGTGTTATTAGCTACTTCTTTAATTTTATTTATTAATTCCTTTGAAGGTACTTTTCCCATAATATTATCGATATTCTCTTTTCCTATGTTGTAAGCAGTTTTTAAAATTAATAATCCGATTACTAATCCAATAATTGGATCTATAATTGGTAATCCACTATTGGCTATTGTAACACCTATTAATATTGCCATGGATGAGTAAACATCGGTTCTTTGATGATATCCATCAGCTGTAATGGCTGGACTATTAATGGATTCACCGATTTTAATAATGTACTTACTAACAAAATAGTTAATAAATACTCCAAGCAATGCCATTAGTATTGCATAGTGATCTGGAATTGTAATTATTTTAGGATCAAATATTTTTTCAATAGCTCCTGTAATGATTTCAAAAGCTACAAATGCTAAAAATAGTACTATAATAAGGCCACTTATTGCTTCTGCACGGCCATGACCTAAAGGATGATCTGTGTCAGCTGGTTTTTGACCAATTCTAAATCCTGCATATGCAATAAATGTTGTAGCTATGTCTGATAATGTATGTGCTCCTTCAGAAATTAACGCATAACTTCCTGATATTAACCCTATAAATATGTTTGTTACAGTTAAAAAGGTATTTGCAATTATTGCAACTATAACTACTTTTTTCCCATCTTTATTTCTAAATTCATCCATTTTTAATCCTCTTTATTATATTCATAGCTTTTTCAATATTTTCATAAGAATTTGCATATGACATTCTCACATGTCCTTTTCC encodes the following:
- a CDS encoding cation diffusion facilitator family transporter, with product MDEFRNKDGKKVVIVAIIANTFLTVTNIFIGLISGSYALISEGAHTLSDIATTFIAYAGFRIGQKPADTDHPLGHGRAEAISGLIIVLFLAFVAFEIITGAIEKIFDPKIITIPDHYAILMALLGVFINYFVSKYIIKIGESINSPAITADGYHQRTDVYSSMAILIGVTIANSGLPIIDPIIGLVIGLLILKTAYNIGKENIDNIMGKVPSKELINKIKEVANNTQEVENAHNIKVDYLGSYAVVSLHVELDGNLSLNKSHIIVHQVQKNVVEEIPIIKSAFVHACPIGLKYDHQEELDK